Proteins from a genomic interval of Arachis hypogaea cultivar Tifrunner chromosome 10, arahy.Tifrunner.gnm2.J5K5, whole genome shotgun sequence:
- the LOC112715706 gene encoding protein TRANSPARENT TESTA GLABRA 1 codes for MDNSSQESQLRSDNSATYDSTYPLYAMALSSSSTSSNHQRIAVGSFIEEYTNRVDILSFNPETLTLRPNPSLSFDHPYPPTKLMFHPSTPSSLLRHSAVDLLATSGDYLRLWEVRESSVEALSLFNNSKTSEFCAPLTSFDWNDIDPKRIGTSSIDTTCTIWDIEKGVVETQLIAHDKEVYDIAWGEARVFASVSADGSVRIFDLRDKEHSTIIYESPQPDTPLLRLAWNKQDLRYMATILMDSNKVVILDIRSPTMPVAELERHRGSVSAIAWAPQSSRHICSAGDDAQALIWELPTVAGPNGIDPMSVYSAASEINQLQWSVAQPDWIAIAFANKMQLLRV; via the coding sequence ATGGACAACTCCTCCCAAGAATCCCAGCTCCGATCCGATAACTCCGCTACCTATGACTCCACTTACCCTCTGTACGCCATGGCCCTCTCCtcctcttccacttcttccaacCACCAACGCATCGCCGTCGGAAGCTTCATCGAAGAATACACAAACCGCGTTGACATCCTCTCCTTCAACcccgaaaccctaaccctaaggCCCAACCCTTCTCTCTCCTTCGACCACCCTTACCCTCCCACAAAGCTCATGTTCCACCCCTCCACCCCCTCCTCCCTTCTCCGCCACTCCGCCGTCGACCTCCTCGCCACCTCCGGTGACTACCTCCGCCTCTGGGAGGTCCGCGAATCCTCCGTCGAGGCCCTCTCCCTCTTCAACAACAGCAAGACCAGCGAGTTTTGCGCCCCTCTCACCTCCTTCGATTGGAACGACATCGATCCCAAACGCATCGGAACCTCAAGCATCGATACCACCTGCACAATCTGGGACATCGAAAAGGGCGTCGTTGAAACGCAGCTCATTGCGCACGATAAAGAGGTTTACGACATTGCTTGGGGTGAAGCCCGTGTCTTCGCTTCAGTCTCCGCTGATGGATCTGTTCGAATCTTCGATTTGAGGGATAAGGAGCACTCCACCATCATCTACGAGAGCCCCCAGCCCGATACGCCATTGCTGCGTTTGGCGTGGAACAAGCAGGATTTGAGGTACATGGCGACCATCTTGATGGACAGTAATAAAGTTGTGATATTGGATATTAGGTCTCCGACGATGCCAGTGGCGGAGTTAGAGAGGCACCGTGGGAGTGTGAGTGCAATTGCTTGGGCTCCGCAGAGTTCTAGGCACATTTGTTCTGCTGGGGATGATGCTCAGGCTCTGATTTGGGAATTGCCTACTGTGGCTGGACCTAATGGGATTGATCCAATGTCTGTGTATTCTGCTGCTTCTGAGATTAATCAGTTGCAGTGGTCCGTGGCCCAGCCCGATTGGATCGCCATTGCTTTTGCCAACAAGATGCAGCTTTTGAGGGTTTGA